One region of Mycolicibacterium rhodesiae NBB3 genomic DNA includes:
- a CDS encoding GNAT family N-acetyltransferase produces the protein MSGFVEPVSLTGERWVTLEPLSREHVPEISAAAADGELGRLWFTAAPSPEAVERWVDARLAVQTSDTGLTMVVRGLDGTLVGSSSFMNVDQANRRLEIGNTWYVESARRSGVNSETKLLMLGHAFDQLNCVAVEFRTHFFNFTSRGAIERLGAKLDGVLRSHQLLADGSRRDTVVYSILDVEWPSVRNNLLYRLNRHT, from the coding sequence ATGAGCGGCTTCGTCGAACCGGTGTCATTGACCGGGGAGCGGTGGGTGACGCTGGAACCGCTTAGCCGAGAACATGTCCCGGAGATCAGCGCGGCAGCGGCCGACGGCGAACTGGGCCGCCTCTGGTTCACCGCAGCACCTTCCCCGGAAGCGGTCGAGCGGTGGGTCGACGCCCGGTTGGCAGTGCAGACGTCGGATACCGGTCTGACGATGGTCGTGCGCGGACTGGATGGAACGCTCGTCGGCTCGTCGAGCTTCATGAATGTCGACCAGGCGAACCGGCGGCTGGAGATCGGCAACACCTGGTACGTGGAATCGGCCCGGCGAAGCGGCGTCAACAGCGAGACGAAGCTGCTGATGCTCGGCCACGCTTTCGACCAGTTGAACTGTGTGGCAGTCGAATTCCGGACCCACTTCTTCAACTTCACCAGTCGCGGCGCGATCGAGCGCCTCGGCGCCAAGCTCGACGGTGTGCTGCGCAGCCATCAGCTGCTGGCCGACGGGTCACGGCGCGACACCGTCGTGTACTCGATCCTGGATGTCGAGTGGCCCTCGGTACGCAACAACCTGTTGTATCGGCTGAACCGTC